One Pocillopora verrucosa isolate sample1 chromosome 10, ASM3666991v2, whole genome shotgun sequence genomic window carries:
- the LOC131799173 gene encoding SCO-spondin isoform X1, whose protein sequence is MALLKEIFGVCSVLFILLEARATVGYSRSTCPAVKVPTVNNDCIRIYNRCSSDEACSNGLKCCPSSRDYGCSLRCIKPRELEGCPEPLDFAFVVDTSGSISRRNFVRQREFIEQMIDGFDISEEGTHVAIVEYSSTASVVLKFNSFTGVQLNAVNLKRQARKLPHQRGYTYIDKGLHLTNTEVFSVKGGMRPNVTKIVLVMTDGRQTVGEGFLSSDILHDAVQPLKDKGIRVISLGIGTGTLLFDLLTLASTDEDVYSAADFKELKNLVTELTERNCPVHGKWSDWRGWGDCTVPCGGGQQTRYRDCDNPRPAYGGRQCPGASDETRPCNELPCAVDGGWTEWKPWEICPVTCGGGIQNQYRTCTDPPPSHGGKNCSGEGILTRPCNEEPCPVNGNWTQWEDWRQCSVSCGGGTQSRGRTCTNPPPQFGGRDCTGESQNTRSCNDQPCPIDGRWTRWSDWEACSKSCGDGTQLSRRSCTNPSPAFGGADCEGDNVRSRPCKEMECPVDGNWTDWGYWEVCSVTCGGGVQSRTRTCTNPSPHFGGRDCVGENVEERSCNDNPCPIDGRWTRWGDWEQCSMTCGGGIQASSRSCTAPAPEFGGKDCEGDSWRSRTCNEEECPVDGKWADWGDWELCSVTCAGGKQNRFRTCTNPPPRFGGRDCSGVGQDVRSCNEDPCPIDGRWTRWGTWEPCPVSCGGGIQLSKRSCTNPAPAFGGDDCEGESVRLRSCNERGCPADGNWSEWSEFTPCTHSCAGGIQNRSRTCTNPPPKNDGKYCAGESSEVRLCNTLPCPVDGGWSLFGEWGSCSLTCGSGVQDRQRTCTNPSPAFGGRPCDGSSMETRFCQQFPCPVNGRWTGWDSWSPCTVSCGGGQQERSRSCTNPPPAHGGADCEGPSKEVQSCNENHCPVDGKWTVWGNWGICSLTCGGGVQDRSRTCTNPPPAFGGAQCVGPSRSTRLCNDNPCPGDGKWSAWKPWSPCSVSCSLGTQSRSRTCTNPPPTFGGKDCVGKSDETKSCNKGPCPVNGRWARWNPWGLCPVRCGGGTQVRSRSCTNPPPAFGGANCIGDRRQVQSCNEQPCEVHGNWARWQSWSKCSKSCGGGDQSRMRTCTNPPPLHGGRQCSGRNKETRFCNRRPCPVDGNWADWKPWSRCSRSCGGGTQVRLRTCTNPPRSNGGSWCIGSQQERQSCNEDKLCPVDGGWSFWSYWGRCSVSCGSGVMYRTRTCTSPPPAHGGVRCRGESREIYYCERSSCPVDGNWAQWGRFSRCSRRCSGGVKRRYRSCSNPRPSNGGKQCPGEAVEEIPCNTRPCSVNGNWGRWDSWSPCSKTCGGLGRRIRRRQCNNPPPSNGGRYCVGDSTLTASCAAWLPCEVSCNIPLDFAIIADTSGSISRKNFQLLQNFIRGLVDSFQVDEDYTHIAIIEYSTTASVQLHFNDLSGKNLTRQNVKEKVQSMPHKRGYTYIDRALRMADRDVFTYAAGMRYNVDKVALVMTDGVQTVEKNSGKSDIEILTEASKPLKEKGVRIISLGIGKRVNRKSLEAISSGRDVYSSRTFSELKTLVKKLKKGTCHATAAGYKYVRRTR, encoded by the exons ATGGCACTTTTAAAGGAGATTTTTGGAGTTTGTTCCGTCCTGTTTATCTTGCTCGAGGCACGAGCCACCGTTGGGTATT CAAGGTCAACGTGCCCTGCAGTTAAAGTTCCGACTGTAAACAACGATTGCATAAGAATTTACAATCGCTGCTCATCAGACGAAGCTTGCTCAAATGGACTGAAATGTTGTCCATCTTCTAGAGATTATGGCTGCTCTCTTCGGTGTATTAAACCACGAGAACTCG AGGGCTGCCCCGAACCCTTAGACTTCGCTTTCGTGGTTGATACTTCCGGCAGCATCAGTAGACGGAACTTCGTAAGGCAGAGAGAGTTCATCGAGCAGATGATCGATGGTTTCGACATATCAGAAGAAGGAACCCATGTTGCTATAGTAGAATACAGCAGTACAGCGTCTGTCGTGTTAAAATTTAATAGTTTCACCGGAGTCCAGCTGAATGCAGTTAATCTAAAACGACAAGCCCGTAAGCTTCCCCATCAGCGTGGATATACCTACATAGATAAGGGTCTGCATTTGACAAACACGGAGGTGTTTTCTGTAAAAGGTGGAATGAGACCAAATGTTACAAAG ATCGTTCTGGTAATGACCGATGGAAGACAGACGGTGGGGGAAGGATTTCTTTCCTCCGACATTCTCCATGACGCTGTTCAACCTCTGAAAGACAAAGGCATTCGTGTGATTTCTCTGGGTATTGGAACAGGTACCCTGCTGTTTGACCTTTTGACACTTGCTTCCACGGATGAGGATGTGTACTCAGCTGCAGATTTTAAAGAGCTTAAAAATTTGGTTACAGAGCTGACTGAAAGAAACTGTCCAG TTCATGGAAAATGGTCTGACTGGAGAGGCTGGGGTGACTGCACAGTACCATGCGGTGGTGGCCAACAGACAAGATATCGGGATTGTGACAATCCTCGTCCGGCGTACGGAGGAAGGCAGTGTCCTGGTGCCAGCGACGAGACACGTCCATGCAACGAGTTACCATGCGCCG TTGATGGGGGCTGGACCGAGTGGAAACCGTGGGAAATATGTCCAGTGACTTGTGGAGGAGGAATACAGAATCAATATAGAACCTGCACAGATCCCCCACCTTCTCATGGCGGAAAAAATTGCTCCGGGGAAGGCATACTTACTCGTCCTTGCAACGAGGAGCCCTGTCCAG TTAATGGAAACTGGACTCAGTGGGAAGACTGGAGACAATGCAGTGTGTCGTGTGGTGGAGGAACACAGAGTCGTGGTCGGACCTGTACTAATCCTCCGCCGCAATTTGGTGGTCGAGACTGCACTGGCGAGAGTCAAAATACGCGGTCTTGTAACGACCAACCGTGTCCAA TTGATGGAAGGTGGACAAGATGGAGTGATTGGGAGGCTTGCTCTAAATCGTGCGGTGATGGTACTCAGTTGTCCCGTCGATCATGTACCAATCCTTCCCCTGCGTTTGGAGGAGCTGACTGTGAGGGAGATAACGTACGGTCAAGGCCGTGCAAAGAAATGGAATGTCCTG TTGATGGAAATTGGACCGATTGGGGATACTGGGAGGTCTGCAGTGTGACTTGTGGTGGAGGAGTGCAAAGCCGAACTCGGACTTGCACTAATCCCTCGCCACATTTTGGAGGCCGTGACTGTGTTGGAGAAAACGTCGAGGAGCGTTCATGTAACGACAACCCATGTCCAA TTGACGGTAGGTGGACAAGATGGGGAGACTGGGAACAATGTTCCATGACATGTGGTGGTGGAATTCAAGCGTCCAGCCGATCATGCACTGCTCCTGCGCCTGAATTTGGAGGAAAAGATTGTGAAGGGGACAGCTGGCGTTCTCGAACCTGCAACGAAGAGGAGTGTCCTG TTGATGGAAAGTGGGCCGATTGGGGGGATTGGGAGCTATGCAGTGTCACGTGCGCTGGAGGAAAGCAGAACCGATTCCGAACTTGCACCAATCCACCGCCACGATTTGGAGGCCGGGACTGCAGCGGAGTAGGACAGGACGTGCGTTCTTGCAATGAAGACCCATGTCCAA TCGACGGAAGGTGGACAAGGTGGGGAACATGGGAACCATGTCCAGTGTCATGTGGTGGTGGTATTCAGTTATCTAAGCGGTCTTGTACCAATCCTGCACCTGCATTTGGAGGAGACGACTGCGAAGGGGAAAGCGTTCGCTTAAGATCCTGCAACGAACGAGGATGTCCTG CTGACGGAAACTGGTCAGAATGGAGCGAGTTTACCCCTTGTACCCATTCTTGTGCCGGTGGAATACAAAATCGCTCCAGAACATGCACCAACCCACCACCGAAAAACGATGGAAAATACTGTGCAGGAGAGAGCAGTGAAGTGCGACTGTGCAATACTCTGCCATGTCCAG TCGACGGAGGATGGTCACTGTTCGGAGAGTGGGGCTCATGTTCTCTGACATGTGGAAGTGGAGTTCAAGATCGACAAAGAACTTGTACCAATCCCTCTCCAGCCTTCGGTGGAAGACCTTGTGACGGTTCTAGTATGGAGACCAGATTTTGCCAGCAATTTCCATGTCCAG TAAATGGCAGGTGGACTGGCTGGGACAGTTGGAGCCCCTGTACAGTCAGTTGTGGTGGTGGGCAACAGGAACGATCCAGATCATGCACCAATCCTCCTCCAGCACATGGTGGCGCAGACTGCGAAGGACCCAGCAAAGAGGTTCAATCCTGCAATGAGAACCATTGTCCGG TGGACGGTAAATGGACAGTTTGGGGAAACTGGGGCATTTGTTCTTTAACGTGTGGAGGTGGCGTGCAAGACCGTTCAAGAACTTGTACCAATCCTCCACCGGCCTTTGGTGGAGCGCAGTGTGTTGGACCAAGTAGAAGCACGCGATTATGCAACGACAATCCATGTCCAG GGGACGGGAAATGGTCTGCATGGAAACCCTGGTCTCCTTGCAGTGTGTCATGCTCATTAGGAACTCAGAGTCGATCCCGCACCTGTACCAATCCTCCTCCAACTTTTGGTGGTAAAGACTGCGTGGGAAAGAGTGATGAAACCAAGTCCTGTAACAAGGGACCTTGCCCGG TGAATGGAAGGTGGGCAAGATGGAACCCATGGGGCTTATGCCCAGTGAGATGTGGGGGCGGAACTCAAGTACGTTCACGATCCTGCACTAATCCCCCACCCGCCTTTGGTGGAGCAAATTGCATCGGAGATAGACGACAGGTCCAATCATGCAATGAGCAACCGTGCGAAG TTCATGGTAACTGGGCAAGATGGCAAAGCTGGAGCAAATGCAGTAAGAGCTGTGGTGGTGGAGATCAGAGCCGAATGCGAACCTGCACAAATCCACCACCTCTTCATGGTGGCAGGCAGTGTTCAGGAAGGAACAAGGAGACTCGCTTTTGCAACAGACGGCCGTGTCCAG TCGACGGCAACTGGGCTGACTGGAAACCATGGAGCAGGTGTTCACGATCATGTGGAGGAGGAACACAGGTCCGTTTGCGTACTTGCACCAATCCCCCACGTTCCAATGGTGGATCATGGTGTATTGGGAGCCAACAGGAAAGACAATCCTGCAATGAAGATAAACTGTGCCCTG TTGATGGTGGTTGGTCCTTCTGGAGTTACTGGGGACGATGCTCAGTTTCCTGTGGATCTGGAGTAATGTATCGAACCAGAACTTGTACCAGTCCCCCACCAGCGCACGGTGGAGTACGGTGTCGGGGAGAAAGCAGAGAAATTTATTACTGTGAGAGATCATCCTGCCCAG TTGATGGTAATTGGGCTCAGTGGGGTCGTTTTAGCCGATGCTCAAGGAGGTGTTCAGGTGGAGTTAAGCGTCGTTACAGATCTTGTTCTAATCCGCGTCCGTCCAATGGCGGTAAGCAGTGTCCTGGCGAAGCGGTGGAAGAAATTCCTTGCAACACAAGACCTTGTTCAG tAAATGGAAACTGGGGCCGATGGGACAGCTGGAGTCCATGCTCAAAAACTTGTGGAGGCCTGGGGCGGAGAATAAGAAGAAGGCAATGCAACAACCCCCCTCCCTCTAACGGAGGCAGATATTGTGTTGGAGACAGTACATTAACGGCCTCATGTGCCGCGTGGTTACCTTGTGAAG tgAGCTGCAACATCCCTCTGGACTTTGCTATCATCGCCGACACATCTGGCAGCATTTCCAGAAAAAACTTTCAGCTTCTTCAAAATTTCATTCGTGGTCTGGTGGATAGCTTTCAGGTGGATGAAGATTACACCCATATAGCTATTATAGAGTACAGCACCACTGCTTCTGTGCAGCTCCATTTCAATGACTTGTCTGGAAAAAATCTGACCAGACAAAACGTAAAGGAAAAGGTTCAAAGCATGCCCCATAAACGAGGGTACACGTACATCGACAGAGCATTACGTATGGCAGACCGAGACGTTTTCACATACGCCGCTGGCATGCGATATAACGTGGATAag GTGGCACTCGTAATGACGGATGGGGTGCAAACAGTTGAAAAGAACTCCGGGAAGTCAGACATCGAGATTCTTACCGAAGCTTCAAAGCCTCTTAAAGAAAAGGGCGTGCGCATCATTTCGCTTGGAATTGGAAAGCGGGTCAATAGGAAAAGTCTGGAGGCCATTTCCTCAGGCAGAGACGTGTACTCTTCACGAACCTTCTCTGAACTCAAAACATTAgtgaagaaattaaagaaaggaacCTGCCATG